In one window of Camelina sativa cultivar DH55 chromosome 15, Cs, whole genome shotgun sequence DNA:
- the LOC109129171 gene encoding uncharacterized protein LOC109129171, whose product MEVARSMMFHTNVPRRFWGDAVLAACYLINRIPTNILQDVSPFEVNYATNLRLKAPKQCSLDILLLKKGYYKKKNWEDLRDLPNPTSDRATNLRIILERLGVTNDRDAHHSPELNPPGESQPTIESSSREPQPQLDPTNHSNDEELNSHNLDDVDHPEETIDHEAEEDEAKEDDPEDNDHEEVIPLRRSQRLAVTPLRRSQRIASQHNRFDYNNMAVAYPIQAVRSLAHLPKDHQVFLGHIDKNWIPQTYDEAKEHKVWRDVVQDERMAMEKNHTWDEADLPKGKKAIRYI is encoded by the exons ATGGAAGTCGCTCGGTCtatgatgtttcacaccaacGTTCCTCGGAGGTTTTGGGGAGACGCAGTTCTTGCCGCTTGCTATCTTATTAACCGCATTCCCACCAATATTCTACAAGATGTCTCTCCGTTTGAA GTGAATTACGCGACAAACTTGAGGCTAAAAGCACCAAAGCAATGTTCATTGGATATTCTACTACTCAAAAAGG GAtattacaagaagaaaaattgggAAGACCTACGCGATCTACCAAACCCCACATCTGATCGGGCAACGAACCTCCGGATCATCCTCGAGCGACTAGGGGTCACAAACGATCGGGATGCCCATCATTCACCTGAGCTAAACCCACCAGGAGAGTCTCAACCTACTATCGAAAGCAGCTCCAGGGAACCTCAACCTCAACTCGATCCAACAAATCATTCAAATGATGAAGAGCTCAACTCGCACAACCTTGATGATGTGGATCATCCGGAAGAAACCATTGATCATGaggctgaagaagatgaagctaaAGAAGATGATCCTGAGGACAATGATCATGAGGAGGTCATTCCACTAAGACGTAGCCAACGCCTCGCCGTAACACCATTACGACGCAGCCAACGTATTGCCTCACAGCACAATCGTTTTGACTACAACAACATGGCCGTTGCATACCCTATTCAAGCCGTGCGTTCCCTTGCTCATCTTCCTAAGGATCACCAAGTCTTCCTTGGCCATATTGACAAAAACTGGATTCCACAGACCTATGATGAGGCTAAAGAACACAAGGTTTGGCGTGATGTAGTTCAAGACGAAAGAATGGCCATGGAGAAAAACCACACTTGGGACGAGGCGGATCTACCTAAAGGAAAGAAGGCAATACGTTACATCTAA